A region from the Halomarina litorea genome encodes:
- a CDS encoding C2H2-type zinc finger protein: MPTTAHFVCKTCDHEFDSPAGLGQHVGIAHQECAVCGETFEETEGLDEHTQNAH, encoded by the coding sequence ATGCCAACGACAGCGCACTTCGTCTGCAAGACCTGCGACCACGAGTTCGACTCGCCGGCCGGCCTCGGTCAGCACGTCGGTATCGCCCACCAGGAGTGTGCCGTCTGCGGCGAGACCTTCGAGGAGACCGAAGGGCTCGACGAACACACGCAGAACGCCCACTGA
- a CDS encoding GlcG/HbpS family heme-binding protein — protein MTGPQLEDAKAMIAAAEEEAEDVGVPMCIAVADGGGNLVGFHRMDDALIASIDIARNKAYTSVSLKLSTEAVGEAAQPGEDLYGIETTNGGRIVTFGGGFPIEVDGDVVGAIGVSGGSPEEDMTVARAGLDAFESGE, from the coding sequence ATGACAGGACCACAGCTAGAGGACGCGAAGGCGATGATAGCGGCCGCGGAGGAGGAAGCCGAGGACGTCGGCGTGCCGATGTGTATCGCGGTGGCCGACGGCGGGGGCAACCTCGTCGGGTTCCACCGGATGGACGACGCCCTCATCGCGAGCATCGACATCGCGCGGAACAAGGCCTACACGTCGGTGAGCCTGAAGCTCTCGACGGAGGCGGTCGGCGAGGCGGCCCAACCGGGCGAGGACCTCTACGGCATCGAGACGACCAACGGCGGGCGCATCGTCACCTTCGGGGGCGGGTTCCCCATCGAGGTGGACGGGGACGTCGTCGGCGCCATCGGCGTCAGCGGGGGGTCGCCCGAGGAGGACATGACCGTCGCGCGCGCCGGCCTCGACGCCTTCGAGAGCGGGGAGTAG
- a CDS encoding diol dehydratase small subunit, translating into MTDDEIQYPLADDPENVTTPDGTKLSEITLEKVVEGEIDGDQLAITPETLEKQARIAEDRGRPQVARNFRRAAELTEVPDDRILEIYNALRPSGAEKETLHDIADELESEYGAEVNAAFVREAAEVYEERGLF; encoded by the coding sequence ATGACCGACGACGAGATACAGTACCCACTGGCTGACGACCCGGAGAACGTAACGACACCCGACGGCACGAAGCTCTCGGAGATAACCTTAGAGAAGGTCGTCGAGGGGGAGATAGACGGCGACCAGCTCGCCATCACCCCCGAGACCTTGGAGAAGCAGGCGCGCATCGCCGAGGACCGCGGCCGACCGCAGGTCGCCCGGAACTTCCGGCGGGCCGCCGAACTCACCGAGGTGCCCGACGACCGCATCCTCGAGATATACAACGCCCTGCGCCCGAGCGGTGCCGAGAAGGAGACGCTCCACGACATCGCCGACGAACTCGAATCGGAGTACGGCGCGGAGGTCAACGCCGCGTTCGTCCGCGAGGCGGCGGAGGTGTACGAGGAGCGAGGTCTCTTCTAG
- a CDS encoding propanediol/glycerol family dehydratase medium subunit, whose product MAQTQQRERTLVLTERGPAEEGTDTDEVVIAISAGFNDLKDETLAGVKHAEMIREMLAGIEEEGVTARIVRFFDSLDLGVIGLRGAKLSGSGISIGIQTRGTTLIHQRDLVPLNNLELFPQAPLIDAETCRAIGKNAALYAKGETPAPVPVSNDPMARPKYQALAALWHIKEMDYRDDRDPVELDVSFE is encoded by the coding sequence ATGGCACAGACCCAGCAGCGAGAGCGGACGCTCGTACTGACCGAACGCGGCCCCGCCGAGGAGGGCACCGACACCGACGAGGTGGTCATCGCCATCAGCGCGGGGTTCAACGACCTGAAAGACGAGACGCTCGCGGGCGTCAAGCACGCCGAGATGATCCGCGAGATGCTCGCTGGCATCGAGGAGGAGGGCGTCACGGCCCGCATCGTGCGCTTCTTCGACAGCCTCGACCTCGGCGTCATCGGCCTGCGGGGGGCGAAACTCAGCGGGTCGGGGATCTCCATCGGTATCCAGACCCGGGGGACGACGCTCATCCACCAGCGCGACCTGGTGCCCCTGAACAACCTCGAACTGTTCCCACAGGCGCCGCTCATCGACGCCGAGACGTGCAGGGCCATCGGGAAGAACGCGGCGCTCTACGCGAAAGGCGAGACGCCCGCGCCGGTGCCCGTCTCGAACGACCCGATGGCACGACCGAAGTACCAAGCGCTGGCGGCGCTCTGGCACATCAAGGAGATGGACTACCGCGACGACCGCGACCCGGTCGAACTGGACGTGAGTTTCGAGTGA
- a CDS encoding propanediol/glycerol family dehydratase large subunit produces MTEGNTPHSDAEEDRGGTRRSKRFEALDERAITEDGFVNEWPEVGFVAMESPNDPDPSIEVEDGRIVEMDGKERDEFDFIDRFIADYAIDVERAEEAMATDSLEFARDLVDINVPRSEVVELSTAMTPAKLAEVVNHLDIAEIIMAMKKMRTRQTPGNQCHVTSVKDNPVQIAADAAEAALRGFYEAENTVGVARMAPLTALAQQIGAQCGRGGVITQCAVEEATELELGMRGMTGYAETVSVYGTEDVFKDGDDTPWSKAFLASGYASRGLKMRYTSGAGSELNMGQAEGKSMLYLEIRCILVTKGCGVQGLQNGGISCIAIPTSVPGGVKEVAAENLVTMMADLEVASGNDQTFTHSEKRRTARMMPQFLAGTDFIFSGYSAVPNYDNMFAGSTFDSYDFDEYNVMQRDLQVEGGTRPVDEETVVEHRNRAARALQTVFEELGFPPITDEEVEAATYADGSEDMPDRKQAEDIKAAGEMMEEGVTGADVTKILAQNGFEDIAENLLGILKGRVAGDYIQTAAVFDEDFNVISAVNDPNEYQGPGTGHRLEGEEWEEKKNIRFAVDPEDI; encoded by the coding sequence ATGACAGAGGGGAACACACCCCACAGCGACGCCGAGGAGGACAGGGGGGGTACGCGGCGGTCGAAACGCTTCGAGGCCCTCGACGAACGGGCGATAACCGAGGACGGCTTCGTCAACGAGTGGCCCGAGGTGGGGTTCGTCGCGATGGAGAGCCCCAACGACCCGGACCCGAGCATCGAGGTCGAGGACGGGCGCATCGTCGAGATGGACGGGAAGGAGCGCGACGAGTTCGACTTCATCGACCGGTTCATCGCGGACTACGCCATCGACGTCGAACGGGCGGAGGAGGCCATGGCGACGGACTCCCTCGAGTTCGCCCGCGACCTCGTGGACATCAACGTCCCGCGCTCGGAGGTAGTGGAACTCTCGACGGCGATGACGCCCGCGAAACTGGCGGAGGTGGTCAACCACCTCGACATCGCCGAGATAATCATGGCGATGAAAAAGATGCGCACGCGCCAGACGCCGGGTAACCAGTGTCACGTCACGAGCGTCAAGGACAACCCGGTCCAGATCGCGGCGGACGCGGCGGAGGCCGCCCTCCGGGGGTTCTACGAGGCGGAGAACACCGTCGGCGTCGCCCGGATGGCCCCGCTGACGGCGCTCGCCCAGCAGATCGGCGCGCAGTGTGGCCGGGGCGGCGTCATCACGCAGTGTGCCGTCGAGGAGGCGACAGAACTCGAACTCGGGATGCGCGGGATGACCGGCTACGCCGAGACGGTGTCGGTGTACGGCACCGAGGACGTGTTCAAGGACGGCGACGACACGCCGTGGTCGAAGGCCTTCCTCGCCTCGGGGTACGCCTCCCGAGGCCTGAAGATGCGCTACACCTCCGGGGCCGGCTCCGAACTGAACATGGGTCAGGCCGAGGGCAAGTCGATGCTCTACCTCGAAATCCGGTGCATCCTCGTCACCAAGGGGTGTGGCGTGCAGGGGCTCCAGAACGGCGGTATCAGCTGTATCGCCATCCCAACGTCCGTCCCGGGCGGGGTCAAGGAGGTAGCCGCGGAGAACCTCGTGACGATGATGGCCGACCTCGAAGTCGCCTCCGGGAACGATCAGACGTTCACCCACTCGGAGAAGCGCCGCACGGCCCGGATGATGCCCCAGTTCCTCGCGGGGACGGACTTCATCTTCTCGGGGTACAGCGCCGTCCCGAACTACGACAACATGTTCGCCGGGTCGACGTTCGACTCCTACGACTTCGACGAGTACAACGTGATGCAACGGGACCTGCAGGTCGAGGGGGGGACGAGACCCGTCGACGAGGAGACGGTCGTCGAACACCGCAACCGGGCGGCGCGCGCACTCCAGACCGTCTTCGAGGAACTGGGCTTCCCGCCCATCACCGACGAGGAGGTGGAGGCCGCCACCTACGCCGACGGCAGCGAGGACATGCCCGACCGCAAGCAGGCCGAGGACATCAAGGCCGCGGGGGAGATGATGGAGGAGGGCGTCACGGGCGCGGACGTGACGAAGATACTCGCACAGAACGGCTTCGAAGACATCGCCGAGAACTTACTGGGGATTCTCAAGGGCCGCGTCGCCGGCGACTACATCCAGACGGCGGCCGTGTTCGACGAGGACTTCAACGTCATCAGCGCCGTCAACGACCCCAACGAGTACCAGGGGCCGGGCACCGGCCACCGCCTCGAGGGCGAGGAGTGGGAGGAGAAGAAGAACATCCGCTTCGCGGTGGACCCGGAGGACATCTGA
- a CDS encoding glycerol dehydratase reactivase beta/small subunit family protein, whose protein sequence is MGGDPRPDGGGDDVPRILVRCGDESRLVSHVEHGIEEDGVPWAVESGATGDGVSVAFEAARASSLKIGVSVLGDRVVVHHKQLPDDDPLFDVREVSTATARKLGSNAARLAKGTPLKPLD, encoded by the coding sequence ATGGGAGGCGACCCGCGACCCGACGGCGGGGGCGACGACGTGCCCCGGATCCTCGTCCGGTGTGGCGACGAATCGCGTCTCGTCTCCCACGTCGAACACGGCATCGAGGAGGACGGCGTCCCGTGGGCCGTCGAGTCGGGGGCGACCGGCGACGGCGTGTCGGTAGCATTCGAGGCGGCGCGGGCGTCGTCGCTGAAAATCGGCGTGAGCGTCCTCGGCGACCGGGTCGTCGTCCACCACAAGCAGCTGCCCGACGACGACCCCCTGTTCGACGTTCGGGAGGTTTCGACGGCGACCGCGCGGAAACTCGGGTCGAACGCGGCGCGCCTGGCGAAGGGGACGCCGCTGAAGCCCCTCGATTGA
- a CDS encoding diol dehydratase reactivase subunit alpha has translation MEYIAGVDIGNSSTEVALVRRDDEGTVTFVAASLSRTTGLKGTEKNVPGVVRALERAAEEADIEARDVDRVLLNEAAPVIGDVAMETITETVITESTMIGHDPSTPGGEGLGMGTTVDVTADMDDYDPGESLVFLVPGEVDFAVAAERINEWADAGVEVAGAVVQNDDAVLIDNRIDADVPIVDEVSRLEAIPRGQPAAVEVAPSRTGRTIDELSNPYGIATAFDLSPEETRKVIPVARALVGNKSAVVVKTPKGDVEERTIPAGDLRIVDERGNTVEVPVDEGAGRIMDAVMRSWPVSDVRGESGSNIGGMLNRARDSMAEVTGQAVEDIEIRDVMAVDTLVPQNVQGSVADEYSMENAVGLAAMVKTQRLPMRQIADGVGAELGCEVLIQGVEANMAVLGSLTTPGTDRPVAILDMGGGSTDAAYMGEDLAIDSIHLSGAGDMVTMLIDSELGLDDRDQAEAIKKFPAAKVETLFSIRQEDGTVTFFDEAVDPELFGRTVLIEDEGGLRPVTADASVEEIRRTRREAKRKVFVTNAERALNLVTPTDSIRHLPFVVMVGRSALDFEIPELVSDALAEYGIVCGRANVRGEMGPRNAVATGLVLSHVGDGGYLDFALPEELTASLDRAAAGDD, from the coding sequence ATGGAGTACATCGCGGGTGTGGATATCGGAAACTCCAGCACCGAAGTCGCACTCGTTCGCCGAGACGACGAGGGGACGGTGACGTTCGTGGCGGCCAGTCTCTCCCGGACGACGGGACTGAAAGGGACGGAGAAGAACGTCCCCGGCGTGGTGCGGGCGCTCGAACGGGCGGCCGAGGAGGCCGACATCGAGGCCCGGGACGTGGACCGTGTCCTCCTCAACGAGGCGGCCCCGGTCATCGGTGACGTCGCCATGGAGACCATCACGGAGACGGTCATCACGGAGTCCACGATGATCGGCCACGACCCCTCGACGCCCGGCGGGGAGGGCCTTGGGATGGGGACGACGGTAGACGTCACGGCGGACATGGACGACTACGACCCGGGCGAGTCGCTCGTCTTCCTCGTGCCCGGCGAGGTGGACTTCGCCGTCGCCGCCGAGCGCATCAACGAGTGGGCCGACGCGGGGGTCGAGGTAGCCGGCGCCGTCGTCCAGAACGACGACGCGGTCCTCATCGACAACCGCATCGACGCCGACGTCCCCATCGTCGACGAGGTGTCGCGTCTGGAGGCCATCCCACGGGGGCAACCGGCGGCAGTCGAGGTGGCCCCATCGCGGACGGGACGGACCATCGACGAACTGTCGAACCCCTACGGTATCGCGACGGCGTTCGACCTCTCGCCCGAGGAGACCCGGAAGGTCATCCCCGTCGCGCGGGCGCTGGTGGGCAACAAGTCTGCGGTGGTCGTCAAGACGCCGAAGGGCGACGTCGAGGAGCGGACCATCCCGGCGGGCGACCTCCGAATCGTCGACGAACGGGGCAACACCGTCGAGGTGCCCGTCGACGAGGGGGCCGGCCGCATCATGGACGCCGTGATGCGCAGTTGGCCCGTCTCGGACGTCCGCGGGGAGAGCGGGTCGAACATCGGCGGGATGCTCAACCGGGCGCGCGACAGCATGGCGGAGGTGACCGGACAGGCCGTCGAGGACATCGAGATACGCGACGTGATGGCCGTCGACACTCTCGTCCCGCAGAACGTCCAGGGGTCGGTGGCCGACGAGTACAGCATGGAGAACGCAGTGGGGCTCGCGGCGATGGTCAAGACCCAGCGCCTCCCGATGCGACAGATAGCCGACGGCGTCGGGGCGGAGCTGGGCTGTGAGGTGCTCATCCAGGGCGTCGAGGCGAACATGGCCGTCCTCGGGTCGCTGACGACGCCGGGGACCGACCGCCCCGTCGCCATTCTCGACATGGGCGGGGGGTCGACGGACGCCGCCTACATGGGCGAGGACCTCGCCATCGACTCCATCCATCTCTCGGGGGCCGGCGACATGGTGACGATGCTCATCGACTCGGAACTCGGCCTCGACGACCGGGACCAGGCGGAGGCCATCAAGAAGTTCCCCGCCGCGAAGGTCGAGACGCTGTTCAGCATCAGACAGGAGGACGGGACGGTGACGTTCTTCGACGAGGCGGTGGACCCCGAGCTGTTCGGGCGGACGGTGCTCATCGAGGACGAGGGCGGGTTGCGCCCGGTGACGGCCGACGCCTCCGTCGAGGAGATACGGCGGACCCGCCGCGAGGCCAAGCGAAAGGTGTTCGTGACGAACGCCGAACGGGCACTCAACCTCGTGACCCCGACGGACAGCATCCGGCACCTCCCCTTCGTCGTGATGGTCGGCCGGTCGGCGCTCGACTTCGAGATACCCGAACTGGTCTCGGACGCCCTCGCGGAGTACGGCATCGTCTGCGGGCGGGCGAACGTCAGAGGCGAGATGGGCCCACGAAACGCCGTGGCGACGGGTCTCGTCCTCTCGCACGTCGGGGACGGCGGCTACCTCGACTTCGCCCTCCCGGAGGAACTGACCGCCTCGCTGGACCGGGCGGCCGCGGGGGACGACTGA
- a CDS encoding terpene synthase family protein → MVDRPDPHSTVSEVEAHRLPPRLAAIADRYDAAVGVRDRFLWKWFHHLNPAFRLSSVAPAHERKVRTDKSLLTFYVTLLDDLVDERDDLATFQEAAKVPFDHCRAEADRRGVDRRVLSLAEEVWDAFERSARCAPRFGEFVDLLRYDLQQAVNAVRYGHITNRYPQGTTLRESYDYASHNMAMFSFADVDLMHSPSFERRELRGVRSCIWTAQRMARIGNWVSTWKRELASGDLTSGVLVCAAEQDIVSEGDLQRLREDPDEAFVATLRERIDREAVPALLLEQWRAYYEELAVAADLDSVDIDRFRRGMRRVMQYHVESEGRK, encoded by the coding sequence GTGGTCGACCGTCCTGACCCCCACTCGACCGTCAGCGAGGTCGAAGCCCACCGGCTGCCGCCGCGTCTCGCCGCCATCGCGGACCGGTACGACGCGGCCGTCGGGGTCCGGGACCGCTTCCTCTGGAAGTGGTTCCACCACCTCAACCCCGCCTTCCGGCTCTCGTCGGTGGCTCCCGCCCACGAGCGGAAGGTCCGGACCGACAAGAGCCTCCTCACGTTCTACGTGACGCTCCTCGACGACCTGGTCGACGAACGCGACGACCTCGCGACGTTTCAGGAGGCGGCGAAGGTCCCCTTCGACCACTGTCGCGCCGAGGCCGACCGTCGGGGGGTGGACCGCCGGGTGCTGTCGCTCGCCGAGGAGGTGTGGGACGCCTTCGAGCGGTCGGCCCGCTGCGCCCCCCGGTTCGGGGAGTTCGTCGACCTCCTCCGGTACGACCTCCAGCAGGCGGTCAACGCCGTCCGCTACGGCCACATCACCAACCGCTACCCGCAGGGGACGACGCTCCGGGAGTCATACGACTACGCCTCGCACAACATGGCGATGTTCTCCTTCGCGGACGTCGACCTCATGCACTCGCCGTCGTTCGAGCGCCGGGAACTCCGCGGCGTCAGGTCCTGTATCTGGACGGCCCAGCGGATGGCCCGCATCGGCAACTGGGTGAGCACGTGGAAGCGCGAACTCGCCTCCGGCGACCTCACGTCGGGCGTCCTCGTCTGTGCCGCCGAGCAGGACATCGTCTCCGAGGGCGACCTCCAGCGACTCCGCGAGGACCCCGACGAGGCGTTCGTGGCGACCCTCCGCGAGCGAATCGACCGCGAGGCCGTCCCCGCACTGCTCTTAGAGCAGTGGCGGGCGTACTACGAGGAACTGGCGGTGGCCGCCGACCTCGACTCGGTCGACATCGACCGGTTCCGTCGGGGGATGCGCCGGGTGATGCAGTACCACGTCGAGAGCGAGGGCCGCAAGTAA
- the solA gene encoding N-methyl-L-tryptophan oxidase: MTDGEYDVVVVGVGGMGSATVYHLAERGLDVLGLERYDVPHAMGSSHGITRIIRRAYYEHPSYIPLIERAYDLWDDLKEETGRPVIHRTGSIDAGPEGDVVFEGSLRSCEEHDIPHEVLTGAELNERFPGYDLPEDYRGLYQEDGGFVVPEQAIVGHTRAAQRAGATVRAREQVRDWTETPDGGVRVETDKGTYRADKLVLAAGSWNYKLTDALEGLAVPERQVLAWFQPAVREQFAPENFPVWNLSVPEGRFYGLPVYDVPGFKLGKYHHFDEQVDPDDWNRDPGPADERLLRDFTEKYFPNGAGPTMRLATCMFTNSPDEHFILDTLPEHPQVAVGAGFSGHGFKFASVIGEVLADLAADGESDHPIDMFSLDRFE, from the coding sequence ATGACCGACGGCGAGTACGACGTCGTCGTCGTCGGCGTCGGCGGCATGGGGAGCGCGACGGTCTACCACCTCGCAGAGCGCGGACTCGACGTGCTCGGTCTGGAGCGATACGACGTGCCCCACGCGATGGGTTCCTCGCACGGTATCACGCGCATCATCCGCCGGGCGTACTACGAACACCCCTCGTACATCCCGCTCATCGAGCGAGCGTACGACCTCTGGGACGACCTGAAGGAGGAGACGGGCCGCCCGGTCATCCACCGGACCGGTTCCATCGACGCCGGCCCCGAGGGGGACGTCGTCTTCGAGGGGTCGCTTCGCTCCTGCGAGGAACACGACATCCCCCACGAGGTGCTGACGGGCGCGGAACTGAACGAGCGCTTCCCCGGCTACGACCTGCCCGAGGACTACCGGGGACTCTACCAGGAGGACGGCGGCTTCGTCGTCCCCGAACAGGCCATCGTCGGCCACACGCGGGCCGCACAGCGTGCCGGCGCGACGGTCCGCGCCCGCGAGCAGGTCCGCGATTGGACCGAGACCCCCGACGGGGGCGTCCGCGTCGAGACGGACAAGGGCACCTACCGCGCCGACAAACTGGTGCTCGCCGCCGGGTCGTGGAACTACAAGCTCACCGACGCACTGGAGGGACTGGCGGTGCCCGAACGGCAGGTGCTCGCGTGGTTCCAGCCCGCGGTGCGCGAGCAGTTCGCCCCCGAAAACTTCCCCGTCTGGAACCTCTCGGTCCCCGAGGGCCGGTTCTACGGGCTCCCGGTGTACGACGTGCCGGGGTTCAAACTCGGGAAGTACCACCACTTCGACGAGCAGGTCGACCCCGACGACTGGAACCGCGACCCGGGTCCAGCCGACGAACGCCTCCTGCGCGACTTCACCGAGAAGTACTTCCCGAACGGCGCGGGGCCGACGATGCGCCTCGCGACGTGCATGTTCACGAACTCGCCGGACGAACACTTCATCCTCGACACCCTGCCCGAGCACCCGCAGGTGGCCGTCGGCGCGGGCTTCTCGGGCCACGGGTTCAAGTTCGCCAGCGTCATCGGGGAGGTGCTCGCGGATCTCGCGGCCGACGGCGAGAGCGACCACCCCATCGACATGTTCTCGCTCGACCGCTTCGAGTAG
- a CDS encoding universal stress protein — MYDDILVPTDGSAEAATATEHAIELAAAFDATVHALYVIDLPGSVRAPSIREDEVTMRREYREYGETVTEEVADTASEVGVDAVGVVRTGSVHEEITDYAKDRGMDLVVMGTAYRGKFGALLGGTTERVVRTATVPVTSIRMAEDA; from the coding sequence ATGTACGACGACATCCTCGTCCCCACTGACGGCAGCGCCGAGGCGGCGACGGCAACGGAACACGCCATCGAACTCGCGGCGGCGTTCGACGCCACCGTCCACGCCCTCTACGTCATCGACCTCCCGGGGTCGGTGCGCGCCCCGTCCATCCGCGAGGACGAGGTGACGATGCGCCGGGAGTACCGCGAGTACGGCGAGACGGTCACCGAGGAGGTGGCGGACACCGCGAGCGAGGTGGGCGTCGACGCCGTCGGCGTCGTCAGGACCGGGTCGGTCCACGAGGAGATCACCGACTACGCCAAGGACCGCGGGATGGACCTCGTCGTGATGGGGACGGCCTACCGCGGGAAGTTCGGTGCGCTCCTCGGCGGCACCACCGAACGGGTCGTCCGAACGGCCACCGTCCCGGTGACCTCCATCCGGATGGCCGAGGACGCCTGA
- a CDS encoding BCCT family transporter: MAKSDEATGEMSDGLQVELFHPESDREPGDTNIQRFGFDIHPKVFPISGAIIALFILVTLFFERISSVFGLRTAEGELMAANDAYTVVFDFINGTFGWFYILAVNIFIVTVLFFAFSKYGKIRLGGVEAEPEFSRFSWMAMLFSAGMGIGLMFFSVAEPMWHFGSDASEFMVVPPTFSAEGGTAAAADASLAQTFFHWGIHPWAIYALVGLGLAFFSFNRGLPLTFRSIFWPLLGERIYGWPGHIIDLVTVFATLFGLSTSLGLGVKQINKGVQVVGGEYLGVAVPNTPVMQILLIAGITLVATASVAAGLDGGVKRLSTLNVYLMVGMLGFLLLVGPTIFILGALVGSLGTYLGNIATLSFFTGVVGGSQSLGGYTVGGWMGSWTVFYWGWWIAWSPFVGMFIARISKGRTVREFVLGVLFLPSLFSFLWLATFGGSALFVELRGAGGIATAVAEQSQTVAMFAMLSNFPLGALSSVLAIFLVATFFITSSDSGSLVIDHLTSGGKHDVPRVQRIFWAVTEGAVAAVLLWGGGLQALQTAAITTGLPFAIILLLMCYTVYLGLRNEREILQSEEFRERIESITSDDGMVVQRSGRDVVVDVSDGESSPSDD; encoded by the coding sequence ATGGCTAAGAGCGACGAAGCGACCGGCGAGATGTCGGACGGACTCCAGGTGGAACTGTTCCACCCCGAGTCCGACCGCGAACCGGGCGATACGAACATCCAGCGGTTCGGCTTCGACATCCACCCGAAGGTGTTCCCCATCTCCGGGGCCATCATCGCGCTGTTCATCCTCGTGACGCTGTTCTTCGAGCGTATCTCGAGCGTCTTCGGCCTCCGCACGGCCGAGGGCGAACTGATGGCGGCGAACGACGCCTACACCGTCGTCTTCGACTTCATCAACGGGACGTTCGGCTGGTTCTACATCCTCGCTGTGAACATCTTCATCGTCACGGTGCTGTTCTTCGCGTTCAGCAAGTACGGGAAGATACGGCTGGGCGGCGTCGAGGCCGAACCCGAGTTCAGCCGATTCTCGTGGATGGCGATGCTGTTCAGCGCCGGGATGGGCATCGGCCTGATGTTCTTCAGCGTCGCCGAACCCATGTGGCACTTCGGGAGCGATGCCTCCGAGTTCATGGTCGTCCCGCCCACCTTCAGCGCCGAGGGCGGAACGGCCGCCGCAGCGGACGCCTCGCTGGCACAGACGTTCTTCCACTGGGGTATCCACCCGTGGGCGATATACGCCCTCGTAGGACTCGGACTCGCGTTCTTCTCGTTCAACCGCGGCCTTCCACTGACGTTCCGCTCCATCTTCTGGCCGCTCCTCGGCGAACGCATCTACGGGTGGCCCGGCCACATCATCGACCTCGTGACGGTGTTCGCGACGCTGTTCGGCCTCTCGACGTCGCTCGGCCTCGGCGTGAAACAGATCAACAAGGGCGTACAGGTCGTCGGGGGCGAGTACCTCGGCGTGGCCGTCCCGAACACGCCGGTCATGCAGATACTGCTCATCGCCGGCATCACGCTCGTCGCCACGGCGTCCGTCGCGGCGGGCCTCGACGGCGGCGTCAAGCGTCTCAGCACGCTCAACGTCTACCTCATGGTCGGGATGCTCGGCTTCCTGTTGCTCGTCGGGCCGACCATCTTCATCCTCGGGGCACTCGTCGGGAGCCTCGGCACCTACCTCGGTAACATCGCGACGCTGAGTTTCTTCACGGGCGTCGTCGGCGGCAGCCAGTCGCTCGGCGGCTACACCGTCGGTGGATGGATGGGGAGTTGGACCGTCTTCTACTGGGGCTGGTGGATCGCGTGGTCGCCGTTCGTCGGCATGTTCATCGCGCGCATCTCGAAGGGCCGGACCGTCCGCGAGTTCGTCCTCGGCGTGTTGTTCCTGCCGTCGCTGTTCTCGTTCCTCTGGCTGGCGACGTTCGGCGGGAGCGCCCTGTTCGTCGAACTGCGGGGCGCGGGCGGCATCGCGACGGCGGTGGCAGAACAGAGCCAGACCGTCGCGATGTTCGCCATGCTGTCGAACTTCCCACTGGGAGCGCTCTCGTCGGTACTCGCCATCTTCCTTGTGGCGACGTTCTTCATCACGTCCTCGGACTCGGGGTCGCTGGTCATCGATCACCTGACCTCTGGCGGGAAACACGACGTACCCCGCGTCCAGCGCATCTTCTGGGCGGTCACCGAGGGCGCGGTCGCCGCCGTCCTCCTCTGGGGTGGAGGGCTGCAGGCCCTCCAGACGGCCGCCATCACGACGGGGCTCCCGTTCGCCATCATCCTACTGTTGATGTGCTACACCGTCTACCTCGGTCTCAGGAACGAACGCGAGATACTGCAGTCCGAGGAGTTCAGAGAGCGCATCGAGTCCATCACCTCGGACGACGGGATGGTGGTCCAGCGCTCGGGACGCGACGTCGTCGTGGACGTGAGCGACGGGGAGTCCTCTCCCTCCGACGACTGA